In a single window of the Nicotiana tomentosiformis chromosome 8, ASM39032v3, whole genome shotgun sequence genome:
- the LOC104101538 gene encoding equilibrative nucleotide transporter 3-like isoform X2 — MTIADSSRISSPTRLEGKYSGMVKYHPSRVLTLVYQPFALATMAILAYNEARIDTRKRNLAGFTLFFLTTFALLVLDLATSGKGGLGNYIGICAIIAAFGVADAFVEGGMVGDLSFMCPEFIQSYLAGLVASGALTSALRLVTKAAFEKSSNGLHKGVMLFLAISTFFEFLCILLYAFIFPKLPIVKYYRTKAAAEGSKTVAADLAAAGIQTEATKRAVNSAIQLERLSNKQLFFQNIDYLLDLFLIYVLTLSIFPGFVLDLCPDFVNLPWILVREYWYPQIRLMVCFSPNSSLQHVRSDSKIHSTDRENQAKITKGPNDRNTISFLVHSLFLLHC; from the exons ATGACTATTGCTGATTCAAGCAGAATTTCAAGTCCAACAAGGCTAGAG GGGAAATATAGTGGAATGGTG AAATACCATCCTTCAAGGGTTCTTACCCTCGTTTATCAGCCGTTTGCGCTGGCAACAATGGCAATTCTTGCATATAATGAGGCAAGAATTGATACAAGAAAGCGCAACCTAGCCGGATTTACTCTTTTCTTCTTAACCACATTCGCGCTCCTAGTG TTGGATTTGGCCACATCAGGAAAGGGTGGTCTTGGAAATTATATCGGTATATGTGCTATAATCGCTGCTTTTGGAGTTGCAGATGCTTTTGTTGAAGGTGGGATGGTAGGAGATTTATCCTTCATGTGCCCTGAATTTATCCAA TCGTACTTAGCTGGTTTGGTTGCCTCTGGGGCTCTCACCTCTGCTTTAAGGCTAGTGACTAAAGCAGCTTTTGAAAAGTCTAGTAACGGTCTTCACAAAGGAGTTA TGTTATTCCTGGCTATCTCCACATTCTTTGAATTTCTATGCATTCTTCTGTATGCATTCATCTTTCCTAAGCTACCAATCGTTAAGTACTACCGCACAAAGGCAGCAGCAGAGGGATCAAAAACGGTTGCAGCGGACCTAGCTGCAGCAGGCATCCAGACTGAAGCAACCAAAAGA GCTGTTAATAGTGCTATACAATTGGAGCGCCTGAGCAACAAACAATTGTTCTTTCAGAACATTGATTACTTATTGGATTTGTTCTTGATTTATGTCCTGACTTTGTCAATCTTCCCTGGATTTGTTCTTGATTTATGTCCTGACTTTGTCAATCTTCCCTGGATTCTTGTACGAGAATACTGGTACCCACAAATTAGGCTCATG GTATGCTTTAGTCCTAATAGCAGTTTACAACATGTTAGATCTGATAGCAAGATACATTCCACTGATCGAGAAAATCAAGCTAAAATCACGAAAGGGCCTAATGATCGCAACACTATCTCGTTTCTTGTTCATTCCTTGTTTTTACTTCACTGCTAA
- the LOC104101538 gene encoding equilibrative nucleotide transporter 3-like isoform X1 — MTIADSSRISSPTRLEGKYSGMVVCWILGLRSLVAWNSMLTIGDYYYTLFPKYHPSRVLTLVYQPFALATMAILAYNEARIDTRKRNLAGFTLFFLTTFALLVLDLATSGKGGLGNYIGICAIIAAFGVADAFVEGGMVGDLSFMCPEFIQSYLAGLVASGALTSALRLVTKAAFEKSSNGLHKGVMLFLAISTFFEFLCILLYAFIFPKLPIVKYYRTKAAAEGSKTVAADLAAAGIQTEATKRAVNSAIQLERLSNKQLFFQNIDYLLDLFLIYVLTLSIFPGFVLDLCPDFVNLPWILVREYWYPQIRLMVCFSPNSSLQHVRSDSKIHSTDRENQAKITKGPNDRNTISFLVHSLFLLHC; from the exons ATGACTATTGCTGATTCAAGCAGAATTTCAAGTCCAACAAGGCTAGAG GGGAAATATAGTGGAATGGTGGTATGTTGGATTCTTGGACTTAGATCACTTGTTGCTTGGAATAGTATGCTAACAATTGGAGATTACTATTATACACTGTTTCCA AAATACCATCCTTCAAGGGTTCTTACCCTCGTTTATCAGCCGTTTGCGCTGGCAACAATGGCAATTCTTGCATATAATGAGGCAAGAATTGATACAAGAAAGCGCAACCTAGCCGGATTTACTCTTTTCTTCTTAACCACATTCGCGCTCCTAGTG TTGGATTTGGCCACATCAGGAAAGGGTGGTCTTGGAAATTATATCGGTATATGTGCTATAATCGCTGCTTTTGGAGTTGCAGATGCTTTTGTTGAAGGTGGGATGGTAGGAGATTTATCCTTCATGTGCCCTGAATTTATCCAA TCGTACTTAGCTGGTTTGGTTGCCTCTGGGGCTCTCACCTCTGCTTTAAGGCTAGTGACTAAAGCAGCTTTTGAAAAGTCTAGTAACGGTCTTCACAAAGGAGTTA TGTTATTCCTGGCTATCTCCACATTCTTTGAATTTCTATGCATTCTTCTGTATGCATTCATCTTTCCTAAGCTACCAATCGTTAAGTACTACCGCACAAAGGCAGCAGCAGAGGGATCAAAAACGGTTGCAGCGGACCTAGCTGCAGCAGGCATCCAGACTGAAGCAACCAAAAGA GCTGTTAATAGTGCTATACAATTGGAGCGCCTGAGCAACAAACAATTGTTCTTTCAGAACATTGATTACTTATTGGATTTGTTCTTGATTTATGTCCTGACTTTGTCAATCTTCCCTGGATTTGTTCTTGATTTATGTCCTGACTTTGTCAATCTTCCCTGGATTCTTGTACGAGAATACTGGTACCCACAAATTAGGCTCATG GTATGCTTTAGTCCTAATAGCAGTTTACAACATGTTAGATCTGATAGCAAGATACATTCCACTGATCGAGAAAATCAAGCTAAAATCACGAAAGGGCCTAATGATCGCAACACTATCTCGTTTCTTGTTCATTCCTTGTTTTTACTTCACTGCTAA